Proteins found in one Paenibacillus borealis genomic segment:
- a CDS encoding DUF4362 domain-containing protein encodes MKSIKKYSPFIIILEMMIIAVLTALLIREFNKPVPLARDQRNLITHFDQLDLDRIREMIHRFKEGKGDNLTMLEWGTDSGPYIHDFYDDGRELHWTVDSTRDWAGYDGKIEYVCRAIQLTEVEEFYKVELSDCENQPEDFKFNPVSFRKDEL; translated from the coding sequence ATGAAGAGCATTAAGAAATACAGTCCGTTTATTATCATTCTGGAAATGATGATCATAGCAGTGCTTACAGCTCTGTTGATACGGGAATTCAATAAGCCAGTCCCTCTGGCCAGAGATCAGCGTAACTTGATTACGCATTTTGATCAGCTGGATTTGGACAGAATTAGAGAAATGATACATAGATTTAAGGAAGGCAAAGGAGACAATCTTACCATGCTTGAGTGGGGCACTGACAGCGGACCATATATTCATGATTTCTATGATGACGGCAGAGAGCTGCACTGGACGGTGGACAGCACCCGGGACTGGGCCGGATACGACGGGAAAATTGAATATGTCTGCAGGGCGATCCAGCTTACGGAGGTCGAAGAATTCTACAAGGTAGAACTGTCTGATTGTGAGAATCAGCCGGAGGACTTCAAATTTAATCCGGTTTCTTTTCGCAAGGATGAGCTTTAG
- a CDS encoding NAD-dependent epimerase/dehydratase family protein, giving the protein MTKALVTGATGFLGQHTVRRLVKLGWEVYGQGRNPELGRQLEKEGAVFLPGDLRDAETADRACQGMDVVFHCAALSSPWGKYRDFYTCNVEATSHIARGCKRHDVGRLIHISTPSLYSSQRHRFGIRESDPLPGKPANAYAATKLMAEQVVEQAAKGGLTAFMLRPRAIFGPMDNALFPRLLAANKTKGVPLMNDGTARIDLTCVENVIDAMLLCCEAPLSASGRAYNITNGEPVMFRDLVTRLFSLLDIPLHTRRLPYAAAYAAAGMMEAIHRLLPFLGEPLLTRYSAAALGISQTLDISEAREQLGYHPRVTLDEGLRAFAEWWREQQ; this is encoded by the coding sequence ATGACAAAAGCATTGGTAACGGGTGCTACCGGATTTCTCGGGCAGCATACTGTACGCAGACTGGTTAAGCTGGGCTGGGAGGTCTACGGGCAGGGGCGCAATCCGGAGCTTGGGAGGCAGCTTGAGAAGGAAGGTGCTGTATTCCTTCCCGGGGATCTGCGCGATGCTGAGACGGCTGACCGCGCCTGTCAGGGGATGGATGTTGTATTCCACTGCGCAGCGTTGTCCTCGCCCTGGGGGAAGTACCGGGATTTCTATACATGCAATGTGGAAGCGACAAGCCATATTGCCCGGGGATGCAAACGGCATGACGTCGGGCGGCTGATCCATATTTCCACCCCAAGCCTGTATTCCAGCCAGCGGCACCGCTTCGGAATCCGCGAGAGTGATCCGCTGCCCGGGAAGCCGGCCAATGCCTATGCTGCCACAAAGCTTATGGCCGAGCAGGTAGTGGAGCAGGCAGCGAAAGGCGGGCTTACGGCATTTATGCTCCGGCCTAGAGCCATCTTCGGTCCGATGGACAATGCCCTCTTCCCGCGGCTGCTGGCAGCGAATAAGACCAAGGGAGTTCCGCTGATGAATGATGGAACAGCAAGGATCGATCTCACCTGTGTGGAGAACGTAATCGATGCCATGCTGCTCTGCTGCGAAGCCCCGCTCTCTGCCTCCGGGCGGGCCTATAACATAACCAATGGTGAGCCGGTCATGTTCAGGGATCTGGTGACCAGATTGTTCTCCCTGCTTGATATTCCTCTGCACACCAGGAGGCTGCCGTATGCTGCCGCTTATGCCGCAGCGGGGATGATGGAAGCCATACACAGGCTGCTGCCGTTCCTGGGAGAACCGCTGCTCACCCGCTATTCGGCAGCCGCGCTGGGAATCTCCCAGACGCTGGATATTTCGGAGGCCCGGGAGCAGCTTGGCTATCACCCGCGCGTGACATTAGACGAGGGTCTTCGTGCCTTCGCGGAATGGTGGAGGGAACAGCAATGA
- a CDS encoding Dabb family protein has translation MYEHLVAFRFNEHFEPGSEEGLIAALLALKGQIPGIVEITAGVNTTEETENIHGYTLGLRVTFTDQEALRQYGPHPAHCAFVALLEGIIENVVVVDYPVHP, from the coding sequence ATGTACGAGCATCTGGTAGCTTTCAGATTTAATGAGCATTTCGAGCCGGGTAGTGAAGAAGGGCTGATTGCGGCACTACTGGCACTGAAGGGGCAAATTCCGGGAATTGTTGAGATTACGGCAGGGGTGAACACGACGGAGGAAACGGAGAATATCCACGGCTATACGCTGGGGCTTCGCGTGACCTTTACAGATCAGGAAGCCCTGCGTCAATACGGGCCGCATCCGGCGCACTGTGCTTTTGTGGCATTGCTGGAGGGGATTATTGAGAATGTGGTCGTGGTAGATTACCCGGTTCACCCGTAG
- a CDS encoding DUF2809 domain-containing protein: protein MQIRDIKSKVIYCSAVLLAVMLGLGTRAYGDQLPHFVSVHFGDAIWAGMIYLAFRVLLTRHPLWLSLVLSLCFSFGIEFSQLYQADWIIHVRSTTAGGLVLGQGFLWIDLVRYTAGILFCYVIDQILQY from the coding sequence TTGCAAATTAGGGATATAAAATCCAAGGTTATCTACTGCAGCGCAGTACTGCTCGCTGTTATGCTGGGCCTTGGGACCAGAGCATACGGTGATCAGCTGCCGCACTTTGTCAGCGTACACTTTGGGGATGCAATCTGGGCAGGGATGATCTACCTTGCCTTCCGTGTGCTGCTGACCCGGCATCCGTTGTGGCTGTCACTTGTGCTTAGCCTGTGCTTCAGCTTCGGGATTGAGTTCAGCCAGCTCTATCAGGCAGATTGGATTATACATGTGCGCTCGACAACAGCCGGAGGACTGGTTCTGGGCCAGGGTTTCCTCTGGATTGATCTGGTCCGGTATACGGCCGGAATCCTGTTCTGCTATGTAATTGATCAAATCTTACAATATTGA
- a CDS encoding beta-ketoacyl-ACP synthase III gives MQLRHVKIKGTGKYLPEREISDAELDVVLGTPAGWVNKITGVGVRHYAGEGETASFMGARAAEAALADAGLSFEDIDCLVCTSGTKEQPLPSTAVFIQQAMGQADSGVPAFDIDATCLSFLVGLDVMSYMVEAGRYKNVLLIATEIASAGLNWEDKESSALFGDGAAAAVIGPAEAGDASGILHASLKTYSSGARYSEIAGGGTRLHAQKFTAENAVPYLFHMDGQAIFRKASKLLPDFLSEMLSATGNQMDDFSLVIPHQGSAMAMRLLRKKLGIAEDRFLDNTAGHGNTIAASIPMGLHEAIRQGRITRGDRIMLIGTAAGLSLGGMIIDY, from the coding sequence ATGCAACTTAGACATGTGAAAATAAAGGGTACAGGCAAATATCTGCCGGAGCGCGAGATTAGTGATGCAGAGCTTGATGTGGTACTCGGCACACCTGCGGGCTGGGTCAATAAAATTACCGGAGTAGGCGTACGTCACTATGCCGGTGAAGGTGAAACTGCCTCATTCATGGGCGCAAGGGCTGCGGAAGCGGCATTGGCCGATGCAGGCTTAAGTTTTGAGGACATCGATTGTCTGGTCTGTACAAGCGGGACCAAGGAGCAGCCGCTTCCGAGCACTGCAGTATTCATTCAACAAGCGATGGGACAGGCGGATTCCGGTGTTCCGGCTTTTGATATCGATGCGACCTGCCTGAGTTTTCTGGTAGGTCTTGACGTGATGTCATATATGGTAGAAGCTGGGAGATACAAGAATGTATTGCTGATAGCTACTGAAATTGCATCGGCAGGATTGAATTGGGAGGATAAGGAGAGCTCTGCACTATTCGGAGACGGGGCAGCAGCAGCCGTTATTGGTCCTGCAGAAGCCGGGGATGCTTCAGGAATTCTTCATGCTTCACTCAAAACCTATAGCAGCGGTGCCCGTTATTCAGAGATTGCCGGGGGCGGCACAAGGCTGCATGCCCAGAAATTCACTGCGGAGAACGCAGTGCCTTATTTATTCCATATGGACGGGCAGGCCATCTTCCGCAAGGCTTCGAAGCTGCTTCCGGATTTCCTCAGTGAGATGCTGTCAGCTACCGGGAATCAGATGGACGACTTCAGTCTGGTCATACCCCATCAGGGCAGTGCCATGGCCATGCGGCTGCTGCGCAAAAAGCTGGGGATTGCCGAGGACCGGTTCCTCGACAATACAGCAGGCCATGGCAATACTATTGCAGCTTCCATACCGATGGGACTGCATGAAGCAATCAGGCAGGGCCGGATTACCCGCGGCGACCGGATCATGCTAATCGGTACAGCGGCAGGGTTGTCTTTGGGAGGCATGATTATTGACTATTGA
- a CDS encoding SDR family oxidoreductase yields the protein MNTIPNLPHGHDPIALITGTSSGFGLLTALTLARRGYKVIATMRDLSRKNELVQQAEQAGVLECIHLMTLDVTDEASIASAIRVIIEQFGRIDVLVNNAGFAVGGYVEEVSMEEWRRQMETNFFGLIAVTKAVLPIMRMQRTGLIINVSSVSGLTGFPGYAPYAASKFAVEGFSESLRQEMLSFGVRVVLVEPGSFRTPIWGKGIAGIHSSEGSPYQTRLDEVLRYSRRTAETAPDPQEVAELIGRITEKRAPKLRYPVGKGSRVLILGKTLLPWKMLEAIIARSLRAMK from the coding sequence ATGAACACTATTCCGAACTTGCCCCACGGTCATGATCCAATCGCGCTGATCACCGGCACTTCCAGCGGTTTCGGGCTGCTGACCGCACTTACGCTGGCGCGTAGAGGCTACAAGGTAATCGCTACCATGCGGGATCTCAGCCGTAAAAACGAGCTTGTACAGCAAGCTGAGCAAGCCGGTGTTCTGGAATGCATTCATCTGATGACGCTGGATGTGACGGATGAAGCTTCAATTGCTTCAGCGATCCGTGTGATTATAGAACAGTTCGGCCGAATAGATGTGCTGGTGAACAATGCCGGCTTTGCTGTAGGCGGCTATGTGGAAGAAGTAAGCATGGAAGAGTGGCGGCGGCAGATGGAGACCAACTTCTTCGGTCTGATTGCGGTGACCAAGGCCGTACTTCCCATTATGCGCATGCAGCGCACAGGACTGATTATCAACGTGAGCAGTGTCAGCGGGCTGACCGGTTTTCCCGGATATGCACCGTATGCCGCCTCCAAGTTTGCAGTGGAAGGCTTCAGCGAGAGCCTGCGGCAAGAGATGCTTTCTTTTGGCGTCCGCGTAGTGCTGGTTGAACCCGGCTCATTCCGCACACCTATCTGGGGAAAAGGTATTGCCGGCATACACAGCAGCGAAGGTTCTCCTTACCAGACGAGGCTGGATGAGGTGCTGCGCTACTCCCGGCGGACCGCTGAGACGGCGCCAGATCCGCAGGAGGTTGCTGAGCTGATCGGGCGGATTACTGAGAAGCGCGCACCCAAACTGCGCTATCCTGTCGGCAAAGGCTCGCGGGTCCTCATTCTGGGCAAAACGCTGCTTCCCTGGAAGATGCTGGAGGCCATCATCGCAAGATCATTACGCGCGATGAAATGA
- a CDS encoding lipid II flippase Amj family protein, which yields MTNSLIVVCLLTLIIHTAETLSYSVRFAGVKLNKIAIALSLTGIIVLVSRTANMVQAPLTAKFVDYGKIDDSFPLLNYLRIIMLASSLGTLIAIALFPTFVGLFGRIISKLEIEGSIPKLLTSVTVGQLKNTRKYIRRPKVRLRSFRYLGIPKRFIVMNIFVTAFYTVGVLSSMYAAKLMPDLSTTASQASGLINGLATILLTVFIDPQLGIITHKATENVEYRDQLGKIYVLLMGSRFLGSLLGQALLVPGAYIICWLVKLL from the coding sequence ATGACGAACAGTTTAATCGTGGTATGCCTGCTGACCTTGATCATTCACACTGCTGAGACGTTATCGTATTCGGTACGGTTTGCCGGAGTGAAGCTGAACAAGATAGCAATCGCCTTATCCCTGACCGGAATCATCGTGCTGGTCTCCAGAACGGCCAACATGGTACAGGCTCCCTTAACGGCTAAGTTCGTAGACTACGGAAAAATAGACGACAGCTTTCCGCTGCTCAACTATCTGCGGATTATTATGCTGGCTTCTTCACTGGGTACCCTAATTGCCATCGCCTTGTTCCCTACCTTCGTAGGGCTGTTCGGAAGAATCATCTCTAAGCTTGAGATTGAAGGCTCCATTCCGAAGCTCCTGACCAGCGTAACCGTCGGCCAGCTCAAGAATACGCGGAAATATATCCGCAGGCCGAAGGTGAGGCTGCGCAGCTTCCGCTACCTGGGTATTCCTAAACGGTTCATCGTGATGAATATATTCGTTACGGCCTTCTATACCGTTGGGGTGTTATCCTCCATGTATGCTGCCAAACTAATGCCTGACTTAAGCACAACTGCATCCCAGGCTTCGGGTCTGATAAACGGGTTAGCGACGATACTGCTGACAGTGTTCATCGACCCGCAGCTCGGAATCATTACCCATAAGGCGACTGAAAATGTGGAGTACCGTGATCAGCTGGGCAAAATCTATGTTCTGCTGATGGGTTCACGCTTTCTGGGATCATTGCTCGGTCAAGCACTGCTTGTCCCGGGAGCCTACATCATTTGCTGGCTTGTGAAGCTGCTCTGA
- the lepB gene encoding signal peptidase I: MKKFLRQWVPSIVIGIILSLFIRTYVAEAMRVPTGSMIPTIEINDRLVVDKMLWNSSLKHGDIVVFYPPVAGDEHKRYVKRLIGLPGDEIEIKDGTLYRNNEAVAEPYLQEAMTYTFGPVTVPADHYFFLGDNRNVSYDAHLWSTPFVDKDKLIGKVLFDVNDLF, translated from the coding sequence ATGAAGAAATTCTTGAGACAATGGGTGCCCAGTATTGTAATCGGCATTATTCTATCCTTATTTATCCGGACTTACGTAGCTGAAGCGATGAGAGTACCGACCGGCTCCATGATTCCGACCATTGAGATTAACGACCGCCTGGTTGTGGACAAAATGCTCTGGAACTCCTCGCTTAAGCATGGCGACATCGTGGTGTTCTATCCCCCGGTAGCCGGAGATGAGCACAAAAGATATGTGAAACGGCTGATTGGACTGCCGGGAGACGAGATTGAGATTAAGGACGGTACCCTGTACCGTAACAATGAGGCCGTTGCCGAGCCGTATCTCCAGGAAGCGATGACCTACACCTTCGGACCGGTCACCGTTCCCGCAGACCACTATTTCTTCCTTGGCGATAACCGGAATGTCAGCTATGACGCTCATTTATGGAGTACTCCCTTTGTAGACAAAGACAAACTGATTGGTAAAGTGCTGTTTGATGTGAATGATCTTTTCTAA
- a CDS encoding MBL fold metallo-hydrolase, whose amino-acid sequence MITEIPVGLSILSAGYCLHPELLTLRGGSLKPALFPAGYALIRHPQHGPILFDTGYSARFFQETAHMPASLYRRITPVVYTDEESAVSRLQTGGIAPEDVRYVVLSHFHADHIGGVRDFPQAKFIYLRKSYDAVSRLGPVRATKAGFLPGLLPDDFSIRSLPVDEYSAMRPLPEGLPFTEAYDLLGDGSLLAVEMSGHAAGMIGLFVSTGEHDYLLCADTVWSSRAFRENREPHPAAGLIMSSRAEYKQNFRRLRQIHERFPDIRIVPSHCREALALWGTGSVK is encoded by the coding sequence ATGATTACAGAGATACCAGTTGGATTATCTATATTGTCTGCGGGATATTGCCTGCATCCCGAACTGCTGACGCTGCGGGGAGGTTCCCTTAAGCCCGCCCTTTTCCCGGCAGGCTACGCCTTAATCCGGCATCCGCAGCATGGGCCGATTCTGTTCGATACAGGCTATAGTGCCCGGTTCTTTCAGGAAACGGCGCATATGCCGGCCTCACTCTACCGCCGGATTACGCCAGTAGTTTATACAGATGAAGAGAGCGCAGTCTCGCGGCTCCAGACCGGCGGGATTGCTCCGGAGGATGTGCGTTATGTTGTGCTGTCGCATTTCCATGCCGATCATATCGGCGGTGTGCGGGATTTCCCGCAGGCGAAGTTTATCTATTTGCGTAAATCTTACGATGCCGTAAGCAGACTCGGTCCGGTCCGGGCGACGAAGGCAGGGTTTCTGCCGGGTCTGCTGCCGGATGATTTCAGCATCCGTTCATTGCCTGTAGATGAATATTCAGCCATGCGTCCGCTTCCGGAGGGACTTCCGTTCACGGAGGCGTATGATCTGCTTGGCGACGGAAGCCTGCTGGCGGTAGAGATGTCCGGCCATGCCGCCGGTATGATTGGATTGTTCGTATCCACAGGGGAACATGATTATTTGCTCTGCGCGGATACGGTCTGGTCCAGCCGGGCTTTCCGGGAGAACCGCGAGCCTCACCCGGCAGCCGGCCTGATTATGTCCAGCCGCGCGGAGTACAAACAGAATTTCCGCCGTCTGCGTCAGATCCATGAGCGGTTTCCGGACATCCGGATCGTCCCGAGCCATTGCCGCGAGGCGCTTGCGCTCTGGGGAACGGGAAGTGTGAAATGA
- a CDS encoding F390 synthetase-related protein: MKRMRLVITHYVLTKWGRRWKNRAVLEQWQELRIRRHVDKVRKNSRFYRELWAGMPAAEWRKFPVIEKSLMMGNFDDLNTAGITKEQAFAEAYEAENSRDFKPTLQGVTVGLSSGTSGSRGIFLVGEDEQAAWTGTVLAKLLPGGLWKRARIAFFLRANSNLYESVEQGRLQFQYFDLLEPLPQLLARMEQYQPDIWIAPPSMLRLLADAKNSGSLNLLPRRIIAVAEVLDPLDRQHIERTFGQKVHQAYQCTEGFLGATCSHGTLHLNEDIVHIEKEVLDEESRRFVPVVTDFSRSVQPIIRYRLNDILTEAAEPCPCGSLFTAIERIEGRCDDILYLPNVSDGQLVTVFPDFITRAVLAASADIEHYRVIQHSPLELEISFRTRPGSAEDTEPLIASELLRLFTRLSCIPPQLKFTAYSFTPGRQKLRRVERGWKL, from the coding sequence ATGAAGCGGATGAGACTAGTCATTACACATTATGTTCTTACCAAATGGGGCAGACGCTGGAAGAACCGCGCAGTGCTGGAGCAGTGGCAGGAACTGCGCATCCGGCGTCATGTGGACAAGGTAAGGAAGAACTCCCGGTTCTACAGGGAGCTGTGGGCAGGAATGCCGGCTGCTGAATGGCGGAAGTTTCCTGTGATAGAGAAGTCACTGATGATGGGGAATTTCGATGACCTGAATACAGCGGGTATCACCAAAGAACAGGCATTTGCTGAAGCCTATGAGGCGGAGAACAGCAGAGATTTCAAGCCTACCCTTCAAGGCGTCACCGTGGGTTTGTCTTCGGGAACCTCGGGCAGCCGGGGAATCTTTCTAGTCGGAGAAGACGAACAGGCAGCCTGGACCGGCACCGTGCTGGCCAAGCTTTTGCCCGGGGGACTGTGGAAACGTGCGCGAATTGCCTTTTTCCTGCGGGCGAACAGCAATTTGTATGAATCTGTGGAGCAGGGCCGGCTGCAGTTCCAGTACTTCGACCTGCTGGAGCCGCTTCCGCAGCTCCTCGCCCGGATGGAGCAGTACCAGCCGGATATCTGGATTGCACCGCCTTCCATGCTGAGGCTGCTGGCAGATGCTAAGAATTCGGGAAGCCTGAACCTGCTGCCGCGCAGAATCATCGCTGTCGCAGAAGTGCTGGACCCGCTGGACCGGCAGCATATTGAGCGTACTTTCGGACAGAAGGTGCATCAGGCTTATCAATGCACCGAGGGCTTTCTTGGCGCTACCTGCAGTCATGGGACACTGCATCTCAATGAGGACATCGTACATATTGAAAAGGAAGTACTCGATGAGGAATCCCGCCGGTTCGTACCGGTCGTGACCGATTTCTCCAGATCCGTGCAGCCTATTATCCGCTACCGACTGAATGATATTCTTACTGAAGCGGCTGAGCCTTGTCCCTGCGGTTCACTGTTTACAGCGATCGAGCGGATTGAAGGGCGGTGCGATGATATCCTGTATCTGCCAAATGTCTCAGACGGGCAGCTGGTCACCGTGTTTCCGGATTTCATTACCAGGGCGGTGCTGGCGGCTTCTGCAGATATCGAGCATTACCGGGTTATCCAGCACAGCCCGCTTGAGCTGGAGATTTCGTTCCGCACACGGCCCGGCAGCGCGGAAGATACGGAGCCGCTGATTGCAAGCGAGCTGTTGCGGCTGTTCACGAGACTGTCATGCATTCCTCCGCAGCTGAAGTTCACAGCGTACAGCTTCACCCCGGGCAGGCAGAAGCTGCGCCGGGTGGAGAGGGGCTGGAAGCTGTGA
- a CDS encoding NUDIX domain-containing protein translates to MPISEYYRELRGKTGSGLLMMPSVAAVVRDEQGRILLIRKKDETSWGLPAGAVEPGETPSRALRREVFEETGLMVTPEQIIGVFGGGKYRYEYVNGDQVEYTVIVFECVIVKGHLRSVDGEAEELEFFKEDELPELAIPYPAKLFLRDAADAQKVIFD, encoded by the coding sequence ATGCCAATATCTGAATATTACCGGGAGCTGCGCGGCAAGACCGGCAGCGGACTATTAATGATGCCGTCGGTAGCGGCAGTGGTGCGGGATGAACAAGGCAGAATTCTGCTGATCCGCAAGAAAGATGAGACGTCATGGGGCTTGCCGGCAGGAGCGGTCGAGCCTGGAGAAACACCCTCCAGAGCGCTGCGCAGAGAGGTGTTTGAAGAGACTGGTCTGATGGTGACACCTGAACAGATCATCGGCGTATTTGGCGGCGGGAAATACAGATACGAATATGTTAACGGTGATCAGGTAGAGTATACGGTGATTGTATTTGAGTGCGTCATCGTCAAAGGCCATCTAAGAAGTGTGGACGGGGAGGCGGAAGAACTGGAATTCTTCAAGGAAGATGAACTGCCTGAGTTAGCGATCCCGTATCCCGCGAAGCTGTTTCTTCGCGATGCCGCTGATGCACAGAAAGTTATATTTGATTAG
- the pgsA gene encoding CDP-diacylglycerol--glycerol-3-phosphate 3-phosphatidyltransferase codes for MNLANRITLFRILLIPLFIALFPIYPEALISKSVILQHLEIHGVFYAAIVFIAASVTDKLDGYIARKYNQITNLGKLLDPLADKLLIAAALILMVSLHLIATWIAFLILAREIIMMGIRIAASAQRIALSADKYGKYKMVLQVAAISAILLNNAPFSLFTSFPVGQALMYGALVMTVYSGYNYIKNNYLLLQLGD; via the coding sequence ATGAATCTGGCTAACCGTATCACTTTATTCCGGATATTACTGATTCCCTTGTTCATTGCACTCTTTCCCATTTATCCTGAAGCGTTAATCAGCAAATCGGTGATCCTGCAGCATCTTGAAATACATGGTGTTTTCTATGCAGCAATCGTCTTTATAGCGGCTTCTGTAACGGACAAGCTGGACGGGTATATCGCAAGAAAATATAATCAGATCACAAATTTGGGGAAATTGCTTGATCCACTGGCAGATAAGCTGCTCATTGCCGCCGCGCTGATCCTGATGGTAAGCCTGCATTTGATCGCTACTTGGATTGCTTTTCTAATCTTAGCGAGGGAAATAATAATGATGGGCATCCGGATCGCTGCTTCAGCGCAAAGAATAGCTCTCTCAGCCGACAAATATGGCAAGTATAAAATGGTGCTGCAAGTTGCGGCCATCTCGGCAATTCTGTTGAATAATGCTCCGTTCAGTCTGTTCACTTCGTTTCCTGTCGGCCAGGCACTGATGTATGGCGCTTTGGTCATGACTGTATACTCGGGTTATAACTATATTAAGAACAACTATCTATTACTGCAGCTTGGAGATTGA
- a CDS encoding DUF4265 domain-containing protein yields MYALPGTVGLHICFDERGREIEVLDVTPVAKDKYRIEETPIFNPGIALGDIIRVREQEGIAYYIETVQKSGFVRYAWLLSKEAAASQEIRSFIERVTEHEGRWEQIFGGLLVIHLPKHSAVDAELEMSRIIGRFEA; encoded by the coding sequence GTGTATGCATTGCCGGGAACGGTTGGATTACATATATGTTTTGATGAGCGGGGCCGTGAGATTGAGGTCCTGGATGTGACTCCGGTCGCCAAGGACAAATACCGGATTGAAGAAACGCCGATTTTTAACCCGGGGATTGCTCTTGGTGACATTATCCGGGTGAGAGAACAAGAGGGCATTGCCTATTATATAGAAACGGTGCAGAAATCCGGGTTCGTCAGGTATGCCTGGCTGCTCAGCAAAGAGGCGGCGGCTTCGCAGGAGATCCGCAGTTTCATAGAACGGGTTACGGAGCACGAGGGGAGATGGGAGCAGATCTTCGGCGGTTTGCTTGTGATTCATCTGCCTAAACATTCTGCTGTGGATGCAGAGCTGGAAATGTCACGGATTATCGGACGTTTTGAAGCCTAA
- a CDS encoding GNAT family N-acetyltransferase, with amino-acid sequence MNSRVIQYDRHSMDQLEWPDTEYGRYAREYLTPLLESGTEYYISNVHTTVKVLTVDGIPVPVTINDSNYDNSYVCSPYTHYVSYAREELALLNNQMLEGALSMMLMAMGWLLRQARFNRVIQVNNWLLSTNLYPALSAGQLTEVLEYLRQAYPGYTIMYRSLSMETSGDLIASLRGVGCKLVPSRQIYLLQQNSSGSKARWLVKRDRSLLAKHGYTEVSPDEITPADIPRIVELYRLLYIDKYSVYNPQFTEAFIAMAMERRTLQIYGLRREGRLDAVLGFYERDGAMTAPLFGYDTGLPQSVGLYRMLSAVLIGLAGSSGLLLHESSGVGQFKRNRGAVGAIEYSAVYDRDTAWLNRCGWSFLELLLRRIGMPLIQKLKL; translated from the coding sequence GTGAACAGCAGAGTAATTCAATATGACCGCCATTCCATGGATCAGCTGGAGTGGCCGGATACGGAATACGGGCGGTATGCCCGCGAGTATCTTACACCGCTGCTGGAGTCAGGAACGGAATATTACATTTCCAACGTCCATACTACCGTTAAAGTGCTGACTGTGGACGGGATTCCGGTTCCGGTTACGATCAACGATAGCAATTATGATAATTCCTATGTGTGTTCCCCCTATACGCATTATGTCAGTTATGCGCGTGAGGAGCTTGCCCTGCTGAACAACCAGATGCTTGAAGGCGCATTATCAATGATGCTGATGGCAATGGGCTGGCTGCTGAGACAAGCCCGGTTCAACCGGGTAATCCAGGTTAACAACTGGCTGCTGTCCACCAATCTCTATCCAGCGCTCAGTGCCGGACAGCTGACGGAAGTGCTGGAATATCTCCGGCAGGCATATCCGGGTTATACCATTATGTACCGCTCGCTCAGCATGGAGACTTCGGGAGATCTTATCGCCAGTCTGCGCGGGGTCGGCTGCAAGCTGGTGCCAAGCCGGCAGATTTACCTGCTGCAGCAGAATAGCTCCGGCTCCAAAGCCAGATGGCTGGTTAAACGCGACCGGAGCCTGCTGGCCAAGCATGGCTATACGGAAGTATCCCCCGATGAAATTACACCAGCGGATATCCCCCGGATAGTAGAGCTGTACAGACTGCTGTACATTGACAAATATTCGGTGTATAACCCGCAGTTTACCGAAGCTTTCATTGCTATGGCGATGGAACGGCGTACGCTGCAGATCTACGGGCTGCGCAGAGAAGGAAGGCTGGACGCGGTACTTGGCTTCTATGAGCGGGATGGCGCAATGACAGCGCCGCTCTTCGGCTATGACACGGGTCTGCCCCAGTCTGTCGGACTCTACCGTATGCTGTCCGCTGTTCTGATCGGGCTGGCCGGAAGCAGCGGTCTATTGCTGCATGAGAGCTCCGGCGTAGGCCAGTTCAAGCGCAACCGGGGTGCGGTGGGGGCCATAGAATATTCTGCAGTGTACGACCGGGACACTGCCTGGCTGAACCGCTGCGGCTGGTCATTTCTGGAGCTGCTGCTCCGGCGGATCGGCATGCCGCTGATTCAGAAGCTGAAGCTGTAG